One stretch of Cyclopterus lumpus isolate fCycLum1 chromosome 10, fCycLum1.pri, whole genome shotgun sequence DNA includes these proteins:
- the cx31.7 gene encoding gap junction beta-1 protein encodes MNWGSFYAVISGVNRHSTGIGRVWLSVIFIFRILVLVVAAESVWGDEKSGFICNTQQPGCNSVCYDQFFPISHIRLWALQLILVSTPALLVAMHVAHRRHIDKKILKRTGRSSPKELERIKNQKFQITGALWWTYMISIIFRIAFEVAFLYIFYLLYPGFKMVRLVKCDSYPCPNTVDCFVSRPTEKTIFTVFMLAVSGLCVLLNLAEVVYLIGRACKRGFQGSEEESKGAWISQRWSTYKLNEINQLIADQSLKSKFTVTKKSPTEKSERCSAF; translated from the coding sequence ATGAACTGGGGCTCCTTTTATGCCGTGATCAGTGGCGTAAACAGGCACTCGACCGGCATCGGACGCGTTTGGCTCTccgtcatcttcatcttccGTATCCTGGTCCTGGTGGTCGCTGCGGAAAGCGTCTGGGGAGATGAGAAGTCCGGCTTCATCTGCAACACCCAGCAGCCCGGCTGCAACAGCGTCTGTTACGACCAGTTCTTCCCCATCTCGCACATCCGCCTGTGGGCGCTGCAGCTCATCCTGGTCTCCACCCCGGCCCTGCTGGTTGCCATGCATGTGGCCCACAGGCGCCACATCGACAAGAAGATCCTGAAGAGGACGGGCCGCAGCAGTCCCAAGGAGCTGGAGCGCATCAAGAACCAGAAGTTTCAGATCACCGGAGCCCTGTGGTGGACATACATGATCAGTATCATCTTCAGAATCGCCTTCGAGGTGGCTTTCCTGTACATTTTCTACCTGCTCTATCCTGGCTTCAAGATGGTGCGCTTGGTAAAGTGTGACTCGTACCCGTGCCCCAACACAGTGGACTGCTTTGTCTCCAGACCGACAGAAAAGACCATATTCACCGTGTTCATGCTGGCGGTGTCTGggctgtgtgtgttgctgaacCTGGCCGAGGTGGTGTACCTCATAGGCAGGGCCTGTAAACGGGGCTTTCAAGGCTCTGAGGAAGAGTCCAAAGGAGCTTGGATAAGTCAAAGATGGTCTACTTATAAGCTAAATGAAATCAATCAGCTGATAGCAGACCAGTCTCTCAAGTCTAAGTTCACTGTGACCAAAAAGAGCCCAACTGAGAAGAGTGAAAGGTGTTCTGCTTTCTGA
- the LOC117737929 gene encoding transforming growth factor beta activator LRRC32-like isoform X4 translates to MKQAWNNQNLHSVPLDLDVRLRRLDLSNNFIRQLHKLALPYLEQLDLSSNQLDLISEGAFEDLARLEELNLSRNALNNDVGSNSKALRSISRLKSLDISMNGLSEDAVELYLRNKSSLDQLKMTGNALTRLSHNLFKESKDLRAITIDNNQISVIERGTFEPLSHLEMLHLARNNLAHICDFELHQVKYLNLSRNSVEFFVTREDDQLYRLEILDLSHNKLLYFPIVPKMNSLKYLHLQNNLVGALNSEATMVSEANDLYSEIMSEKTVRKNHLHSNWRLMPLIYIDLSYNHFRSFPLETLSRLTSLETLNFSFNCLQNITWNIRNDDVSGFRRQLFFPSLKYLNLQSNGLAYISPLFLNALTQIETLNLQDNSVQPCASIDQSTQEIDLSRSCVVIGQLRTLKHLNLKENNIKMLHPNTFLKTSLVSLNLAGNSHMVVRRDAFEGVQTTLQSLIISEINMTSSDLSLPCMPALAQLNISNNHLDVIPSSLSCSPLREMDIRNNHFVSLNNSLILALSKRLNLMYISGNNFNCCDSRWLIIVHELKMKLPDVNDTVCFTSDTNIAMTEYLKRPSGYCLFHTKAQEVQFGTMVIIVFFVTVISTVLVILTRKVCCTEIINSVIR, encoded by the exons ATG AAGCAAGCCTGGAACAACCAGAACCTCCATTCTGTCCCTCTGGATTTGGATGTAAGGCTGAGGAGGCTCGACCTGTCCAATAACTTCATCAGACAGCTGCACAAACTTGCATTGCCATACTTGGAGCAACTGGACCTGAGCTCCAACCAGCTGGATCTCATCTCCGAGGGCGCTTTTGAAGACCTGGCTCGACTTGAGGAGTTGAATTTGTCGAGAAATGCGCTGAACAACGACGTTGGCAGTAACAGCAAAGCCCTCAGATCCATCAGTAGACTGAAGAGTTTGGACATATCGATGAACGGCTTGAGTGAGGATGCAGTGGAGCTGTATCTCCGAAACAAATCGTCTCTTGATCAACTTAAGATGACTGGTAATGCTTTAACAAGACTTTCACACAACTTGTTCAAAGAGAGTAAAGATTTGAGGGCCATCACTATTGATAACAATCAGATATCGGTGATCGAACGGGGGACATTTGAACCGTTGAGCCACTTAGAGATGCTACATTTGGCCAGAAACAACCTTGCGCATATCTGTGATTTTGAATTACATCAAGTCAAGTATCTGAATCTCAGTCGAAATTCAGTTGAGTTCTTTGTTACGCGTGAGGATGACCAGTTGTACAGGCTGGAAATTCTTGATCTGAGTCACAACAAACTCCTTTATTTCCCAATTGTTCCAAAAATGAACAGTTTGAAGTATCTGCATTTACAGAATAATTTGGTTGGTGCCTTAAATTCTGAGGCTACAATGGTATCAGAGGCCAATGATCTTTATAGTGAGATTATGAGTGAGAAAACAGTTAGAAAAAATCACCTACACTCAAACTGGAGGCTGATGCCACTGATATATATCGATCTGAGCTATAACCACTTCAGGTCTTTCCCACTGGAGACTTTGAGCCGTCTGACATCATTAGAAACTCTGAATTTTAGTTTCAACTGTTTGCAAAACATCACCTGGAATATAAGAAATGATGATGTTTCAGGATTCCGTCGGcagcttttctttccctccttaaAGTACCTTAACCTGCAGAGTAACGGACTTGCATACATTTCTCCACTTTTTCTCAATGCGCTCACACAAATAGAAACGTTGAATCTACAAGACAATTCTGTGCAGCCTTGTGCCTCTATTGACCAATCAACACAGGAGATAGATCTCAGCCGCTCCTGTGTTGTCATTGGCCAGCTAAGGACTCTTAAACACCTCAatcttaaagaaaacaacatcaaaatgcTTCACccaaacacttttttaaagacCTCTTTGGTTTCTCTGAACCTTGCAGGAAATTCACATATGGTAGTGCGACGGGATGCATTCGAGGGTGTGCAAACGACTCTTCAGTCCTTGATCATCAGTGAAATAAACATGACCAGCTCTGATCTGTCTTTACCCTGCATGCCAGCGTTAGCTCAGCTGAACATATCCAACAACCACCTCGATGTGATACCCAGCAGTTTGAGCTGCTCTCCTCTGAGAGAAATGGACATAAGAAAtaatcattttgtgtctttaaacAATTCTTTGATCCTCGCTTTATCGAAGCGCCTTAATCTTATGTACATAAGTGGAAATAATTTCAACTGTTGTGACAGTAGATGGCTGATAATCGTACATGAGCTGAAGATGAAACTGCCTGATGTCAATGACACTGTCTGCTTCACAAGTGATACAAACATTGCGATGACAGAGTATCTGAAAAGGCCTTCAGGGTATTGTTTGTTTCATACAAAAGCACAGGAAGTTCAATTTGGAACAATGgtcatcattgttttttttgtaactgtAATATCAACGGTGCTCGTCATACTCACCAGGAAGGTGTGTTGCACAGAGATCATTAATAGTGTGATACGTTAA
- the LOC117737929 gene encoding transforming growth factor beta activator LRRC32-like isoform X2 gives MVRHMFSNLLLLWSISHDLYITGLTHDEPKKQAWNNQNLHSVPLDLDVRLRRLDLSNNFIRQLHKLALPYLEQLDLSSNQLDLISEGAFEDLARLEELNLSRNALNNDVGSNSKALRSISRLKSLDISMNGLSEDAVELYLRNKSSLDQLKMTGNALTRLSHNLFKESKDLRAITIDNNQISVIERGTFEPLSHLEMLHLARNNLAHICDFELHQVKYLNLSRNSVEFFVTREDDQLYRLEILDLSHNKLLYFPIVPKMNSLKYLHLQNNLVGALNSEATMVSEANDLYSEIMSEKTVRKNHLHSNWRLMPLIYIDLSYNHFRSFPLETLSRLTSLETLNFSFNCLQNITWNIRNDDVSGFRRQLFFPSLKYLNLQSNGLAYISPLFLNALTQIETLNLQDNSVQPCASIDQSTQEIDLSRSCVVIGQLRTLKHLNLKENNIKMLHPNTFLKTSLVSLNLAGNSHMVVRRDAFEGVQTTLQSLIISEINMTSSDLSLPCMPALAQLNISNNHLDVIPSSLSCSPLREMDIRNNHFVSLNNSLILALSKRLNLMYISGNNFNCCDSRWLIIVHELKMKLPDVNDTVCFTSDTNIAMTEYLKRPSGYCLFHTKAQEVQFGTMVIIVFFVTVISTVLVILTRKVCCTEIINSVIR, from the exons ATGGTAAGACATATGTTCTCTAATCTCCTGCTACTCTGGTCAATCAGCCACGACCTTTATATAACTGGACTGACACATGACGAGCCAAAG AAGCAAGCCTGGAACAACCAGAACCTCCATTCTGTCCCTCTGGATTTGGATGTAAGGCTGAGGAGGCTCGACCTGTCCAATAACTTCATCAGACAGCTGCACAAACTTGCATTGCCATACTTGGAGCAACTGGACCTGAGCTCCAACCAGCTGGATCTCATCTCCGAGGGCGCTTTTGAAGACCTGGCTCGACTTGAGGAGTTGAATTTGTCGAGAAATGCGCTGAACAACGACGTTGGCAGTAACAGCAAAGCCCTCAGATCCATCAGTAGACTGAAGAGTTTGGACATATCGATGAACGGCTTGAGTGAGGATGCAGTGGAGCTGTATCTCCGAAACAAATCGTCTCTTGATCAACTTAAGATGACTGGTAATGCTTTAACAAGACTTTCACACAACTTGTTCAAAGAGAGTAAAGATTTGAGGGCCATCACTATTGATAACAATCAGATATCGGTGATCGAACGGGGGACATTTGAACCGTTGAGCCACTTAGAGATGCTACATTTGGCCAGAAACAACCTTGCGCATATCTGTGATTTTGAATTACATCAAGTCAAGTATCTGAATCTCAGTCGAAATTCAGTTGAGTTCTTTGTTACGCGTGAGGATGACCAGTTGTACAGGCTGGAAATTCTTGATCTGAGTCACAACAAACTCCTTTATTTCCCAATTGTTCCAAAAATGAACAGTTTGAAGTATCTGCATTTACAGAATAATTTGGTTGGTGCCTTAAATTCTGAGGCTACAATGGTATCAGAGGCCAATGATCTTTATAGTGAGATTATGAGTGAGAAAACAGTTAGAAAAAATCACCTACACTCAAACTGGAGGCTGATGCCACTGATATATATCGATCTGAGCTATAACCACTTCAGGTCTTTCCCACTGGAGACTTTGAGCCGTCTGACATCATTAGAAACTCTGAATTTTAGTTTCAACTGTTTGCAAAACATCACCTGGAATATAAGAAATGATGATGTTTCAGGATTCCGTCGGcagcttttctttccctccttaaAGTACCTTAACCTGCAGAGTAACGGACTTGCATACATTTCTCCACTTTTTCTCAATGCGCTCACACAAATAGAAACGTTGAATCTACAAGACAATTCTGTGCAGCCTTGTGCCTCTATTGACCAATCAACACAGGAGATAGATCTCAGCCGCTCCTGTGTTGTCATTGGCCAGCTAAGGACTCTTAAACACCTCAatcttaaagaaaacaacatcaaaatgcTTCACccaaacacttttttaaagacCTCTTTGGTTTCTCTGAACCTTGCAGGAAATTCACATATGGTAGTGCGACGGGATGCATTCGAGGGTGTGCAAACGACTCTTCAGTCCTTGATCATCAGTGAAATAAACATGACCAGCTCTGATCTGTCTTTACCCTGCATGCCAGCGTTAGCTCAGCTGAACATATCCAACAACCACCTCGATGTGATACCCAGCAGTTTGAGCTGCTCTCCTCTGAGAGAAATGGACATAAGAAAtaatcattttgtgtctttaaacAATTCTTTGATCCTCGCTTTATCGAAGCGCCTTAATCTTATGTACATAAGTGGAAATAATTTCAACTGTTGTGACAGTAGATGGCTGATAATCGTACATGAGCTGAAGATGAAACTGCCTGATGTCAATGACACTGTCTGCTTCACAAGTGATACAAACATTGCGATGACAGAGTATCTGAAAAGGCCTTCAGGGTATTGTTTGTTTCATACAAAAGCACAGGAAGTTCAATTTGGAACAATGgtcatcattgttttttttgtaactgtAATATCAACGGTGCTCGTCATACTCACCAGGAAGGTGTGTTGCACAGAGATCATTAATAGTGTGATACGTTAA
- the LOC117737929 gene encoding transforming growth factor beta activator LRRC32-like isoform X1 gives MVRHMFSNLLLLWSISHDLYITGLTHDEPKVDSNKQAWNNQNLHSVPLDLDVRLRRLDLSNNFIRQLHKLALPYLEQLDLSSNQLDLISEGAFEDLARLEELNLSRNALNNDVGSNSKALRSISRLKSLDISMNGLSEDAVELYLRNKSSLDQLKMTGNALTRLSHNLFKESKDLRAITIDNNQISVIERGTFEPLSHLEMLHLARNNLAHICDFELHQVKYLNLSRNSVEFFVTREDDQLYRLEILDLSHNKLLYFPIVPKMNSLKYLHLQNNLVGALNSEATMVSEANDLYSEIMSEKTVRKNHLHSNWRLMPLIYIDLSYNHFRSFPLETLSRLTSLETLNFSFNCLQNITWNIRNDDVSGFRRQLFFPSLKYLNLQSNGLAYISPLFLNALTQIETLNLQDNSVQPCASIDQSTQEIDLSRSCVVIGQLRTLKHLNLKENNIKMLHPNTFLKTSLVSLNLAGNSHMVVRRDAFEGVQTTLQSLIISEINMTSSDLSLPCMPALAQLNISNNHLDVIPSSLSCSPLREMDIRNNHFVSLNNSLILALSKRLNLMYISGNNFNCCDSRWLIIVHELKMKLPDVNDTVCFTSDTNIAMTEYLKRPSGYCLFHTKAQEVQFGTMVIIVFFVTVISTVLVILTRKVCCTEIINSVIR, from the exons ATGGTAAGACATATGTTCTCTAATCTCCTGCTACTCTGGTCAATCAGCCACGACCTTTATATAACTGGACTGACACATGACGAGCCAAAGGTAGactcaaat AAGCAAGCCTGGAACAACCAGAACCTCCATTCTGTCCCTCTGGATTTGGATGTAAGGCTGAGGAGGCTCGACCTGTCCAATAACTTCATCAGACAGCTGCACAAACTTGCATTGCCATACTTGGAGCAACTGGACCTGAGCTCCAACCAGCTGGATCTCATCTCCGAGGGCGCTTTTGAAGACCTGGCTCGACTTGAGGAGTTGAATTTGTCGAGAAATGCGCTGAACAACGACGTTGGCAGTAACAGCAAAGCCCTCAGATCCATCAGTAGACTGAAGAGTTTGGACATATCGATGAACGGCTTGAGTGAGGATGCAGTGGAGCTGTATCTCCGAAACAAATCGTCTCTTGATCAACTTAAGATGACTGGTAATGCTTTAACAAGACTTTCACACAACTTGTTCAAAGAGAGTAAAGATTTGAGGGCCATCACTATTGATAACAATCAGATATCGGTGATCGAACGGGGGACATTTGAACCGTTGAGCCACTTAGAGATGCTACATTTGGCCAGAAACAACCTTGCGCATATCTGTGATTTTGAATTACATCAAGTCAAGTATCTGAATCTCAGTCGAAATTCAGTTGAGTTCTTTGTTACGCGTGAGGATGACCAGTTGTACAGGCTGGAAATTCTTGATCTGAGTCACAACAAACTCCTTTATTTCCCAATTGTTCCAAAAATGAACAGTTTGAAGTATCTGCATTTACAGAATAATTTGGTTGGTGCCTTAAATTCTGAGGCTACAATGGTATCAGAGGCCAATGATCTTTATAGTGAGATTATGAGTGAGAAAACAGTTAGAAAAAATCACCTACACTCAAACTGGAGGCTGATGCCACTGATATATATCGATCTGAGCTATAACCACTTCAGGTCTTTCCCACTGGAGACTTTGAGCCGTCTGACATCATTAGAAACTCTGAATTTTAGTTTCAACTGTTTGCAAAACATCACCTGGAATATAAGAAATGATGATGTTTCAGGATTCCGTCGGcagcttttctttccctccttaaAGTACCTTAACCTGCAGAGTAACGGACTTGCATACATTTCTCCACTTTTTCTCAATGCGCTCACACAAATAGAAACGTTGAATCTACAAGACAATTCTGTGCAGCCTTGTGCCTCTATTGACCAATCAACACAGGAGATAGATCTCAGCCGCTCCTGTGTTGTCATTGGCCAGCTAAGGACTCTTAAACACCTCAatcttaaagaaaacaacatcaaaatgcTTCACccaaacacttttttaaagacCTCTTTGGTTTCTCTGAACCTTGCAGGAAATTCACATATGGTAGTGCGACGGGATGCATTCGAGGGTGTGCAAACGACTCTTCAGTCCTTGATCATCAGTGAAATAAACATGACCAGCTCTGATCTGTCTTTACCCTGCATGCCAGCGTTAGCTCAGCTGAACATATCCAACAACCACCTCGATGTGATACCCAGCAGTTTGAGCTGCTCTCCTCTGAGAGAAATGGACATAAGAAAtaatcattttgtgtctttaaacAATTCTTTGATCCTCGCTTTATCGAAGCGCCTTAATCTTATGTACATAAGTGGAAATAATTTCAACTGTTGTGACAGTAGATGGCTGATAATCGTACATGAGCTGAAGATGAAACTGCCTGATGTCAATGACACTGTCTGCTTCACAAGTGATACAAACATTGCGATGACAGAGTATCTGAAAAGGCCTTCAGGGTATTGTTTGTTTCATACAAAAGCACAGGAAGTTCAATTTGGAACAATGgtcatcattgttttttttgtaactgtAATATCAACGGTGCTCGTCATACTCACCAGGAAGGTGTGTTGCACAGAGATCATTAATAGTGTGATACGTTAA
- the LOC117737929 gene encoding transforming growth factor beta activator LRRC32-like isoform X3, translating to MVRHMFSNLLLLWSISHDLYITGLTHDEPKQAWNNQNLHSVPLDLDVRLRRLDLSNNFIRQLHKLALPYLEQLDLSSNQLDLISEGAFEDLARLEELNLSRNALNNDVGSNSKALRSISRLKSLDISMNGLSEDAVELYLRNKSSLDQLKMTGNALTRLSHNLFKESKDLRAITIDNNQISVIERGTFEPLSHLEMLHLARNNLAHICDFELHQVKYLNLSRNSVEFFVTREDDQLYRLEILDLSHNKLLYFPIVPKMNSLKYLHLQNNLVGALNSEATMVSEANDLYSEIMSEKTVRKNHLHSNWRLMPLIYIDLSYNHFRSFPLETLSRLTSLETLNFSFNCLQNITWNIRNDDVSGFRRQLFFPSLKYLNLQSNGLAYISPLFLNALTQIETLNLQDNSVQPCASIDQSTQEIDLSRSCVVIGQLRTLKHLNLKENNIKMLHPNTFLKTSLVSLNLAGNSHMVVRRDAFEGVQTTLQSLIISEINMTSSDLSLPCMPALAQLNISNNHLDVIPSSLSCSPLREMDIRNNHFVSLNNSLILALSKRLNLMYISGNNFNCCDSRWLIIVHELKMKLPDVNDTVCFTSDTNIAMTEYLKRPSGYCLFHTKAQEVQFGTMVIIVFFVTVISTVLVILTRKVCCTEIINSVIR from the exons ATGGTAAGACATATGTTCTCTAATCTCCTGCTACTCTGGTCAATCAGCCACGACCTTTATATAACTGGACTGACACATGACGAGCCAAAG CAAGCCTGGAACAACCAGAACCTCCATTCTGTCCCTCTGGATTTGGATGTAAGGCTGAGGAGGCTCGACCTGTCCAATAACTTCATCAGACAGCTGCACAAACTTGCATTGCCATACTTGGAGCAACTGGACCTGAGCTCCAACCAGCTGGATCTCATCTCCGAGGGCGCTTTTGAAGACCTGGCTCGACTTGAGGAGTTGAATTTGTCGAGAAATGCGCTGAACAACGACGTTGGCAGTAACAGCAAAGCCCTCAGATCCATCAGTAGACTGAAGAGTTTGGACATATCGATGAACGGCTTGAGTGAGGATGCAGTGGAGCTGTATCTCCGAAACAAATCGTCTCTTGATCAACTTAAGATGACTGGTAATGCTTTAACAAGACTTTCACACAACTTGTTCAAAGAGAGTAAAGATTTGAGGGCCATCACTATTGATAACAATCAGATATCGGTGATCGAACGGGGGACATTTGAACCGTTGAGCCACTTAGAGATGCTACATTTGGCCAGAAACAACCTTGCGCATATCTGTGATTTTGAATTACATCAAGTCAAGTATCTGAATCTCAGTCGAAATTCAGTTGAGTTCTTTGTTACGCGTGAGGATGACCAGTTGTACAGGCTGGAAATTCTTGATCTGAGTCACAACAAACTCCTTTATTTCCCAATTGTTCCAAAAATGAACAGTTTGAAGTATCTGCATTTACAGAATAATTTGGTTGGTGCCTTAAATTCTGAGGCTACAATGGTATCAGAGGCCAATGATCTTTATAGTGAGATTATGAGTGAGAAAACAGTTAGAAAAAATCACCTACACTCAAACTGGAGGCTGATGCCACTGATATATATCGATCTGAGCTATAACCACTTCAGGTCTTTCCCACTGGAGACTTTGAGCCGTCTGACATCATTAGAAACTCTGAATTTTAGTTTCAACTGTTTGCAAAACATCACCTGGAATATAAGAAATGATGATGTTTCAGGATTCCGTCGGcagcttttctttccctccttaaAGTACCTTAACCTGCAGAGTAACGGACTTGCATACATTTCTCCACTTTTTCTCAATGCGCTCACACAAATAGAAACGTTGAATCTACAAGACAATTCTGTGCAGCCTTGTGCCTCTATTGACCAATCAACACAGGAGATAGATCTCAGCCGCTCCTGTGTTGTCATTGGCCAGCTAAGGACTCTTAAACACCTCAatcttaaagaaaacaacatcaaaatgcTTCACccaaacacttttttaaagacCTCTTTGGTTTCTCTGAACCTTGCAGGAAATTCACATATGGTAGTGCGACGGGATGCATTCGAGGGTGTGCAAACGACTCTTCAGTCCTTGATCATCAGTGAAATAAACATGACCAGCTCTGATCTGTCTTTACCCTGCATGCCAGCGTTAGCTCAGCTGAACATATCCAACAACCACCTCGATGTGATACCCAGCAGTTTGAGCTGCTCTCCTCTGAGAGAAATGGACATAAGAAAtaatcattttgtgtctttaaacAATTCTTTGATCCTCGCTTTATCGAAGCGCCTTAATCTTATGTACATAAGTGGAAATAATTTCAACTGTTGTGACAGTAGATGGCTGATAATCGTACATGAGCTGAAGATGAAACTGCCTGATGTCAATGACACTGTCTGCTTCACAAGTGATACAAACATTGCGATGACAGAGTATCTGAAAAGGCCTTCAGGGTATTGTTTGTTTCATACAAAAGCACAGGAAGTTCAATTTGGAACAATGgtcatcattgttttttttgtaactgtAATATCAACGGTGCTCGTCATACTCACCAGGAAGGTGTGTTGCACAGAGATCATTAATAGTGTGATACGTTAA